The genomic interval TGCCCATGGCTAGTCATGCTCTTGCTACATCGATGAGGTTTCCCCCACCACAGGCTGGTTTACACTACACTATCCCAGGATTCCTATCTCAGGTGGCGACCTAATGACCTGGCGCTATTCACTgccatcctctctcttcctttccaagaGGAATAACCCAGACAGATGGCAGCACGCATTTATTCTCCGGCCAACTGAGATCCTCACCTGTCTGCCTCTCCATACCATCTGCTGGGACCTCCCATTCTTAGGTAGTACTGCAGGGCATTCAGCCAGAGGTCTTCACAGATGATCTGGTAGAGGGAAAGGTGTGAATGGGGTTGGCACTCTACTTCCCTAGCATCTGGGAAGCACACCAAGCCATTTATGAAACTGCCCCTGGGGGATTTACCTCAGCAATTGTGCTAGACCCTGAAGGACTGTGGTCAGAAATCCAGTTGAAGAAGTTCATACTGGTGTTCTGGCGACTGCACCCGTAGGCCTGGCATTCACAATCCCCGAACCATTGGATTGGAGTGGTCTGAGATAACAGATATCctgcagaaagagaaagaatgagggaTACTATATTGTTCACCCATCCCTTGTACCGTCTGAACAGCAACTTCTTACCAGTGATGGTAATGTCATATGCCTTTGTGATCACCGGGTTTCGGAAGTAGGGGTTTCTCCCAAAGGAAAACGTGATCGTACAGCAGTTCTTGGGAGGGATGCACACTTCCACCTGACAGGGAAAAGCAGAGGAGGGAGAAATCATTCTAGGGACACGCCTTTGCCTGATTACATGCTGAATCGTTTCCACCTGCCCTCCCTCACTCATTTCTGTAGGCTGAGCCTTCCATCTCTCACCTCCAAGTCGATCATGTAGCTGAGCAGGTCCCGATCTTGGTCAGTGATCATTGTTGACAGCTGAGGATGGTTCAGAATCTGTACTGGGTAAAGGAGCTCAAACATGCTAGGTTGGCAGGGGTAGAAACAGCTAGAGCACATCTGGAGGGCAATCAGAAGTGGGATCACACATCTGCCAGACCTCCTGGCATTACCAATCCATCTCAGTCAATACCCACACTCCTATAAAATCTTCCTTAAGCCTTCTGTTGCCTGTGTTTTGTGAGTCTGAACTCACACGGGCGTACAGTCTGTTTCTTGAGAACTCCTGACCTCTCTATTTTATTTGCATGATGGATAGGTCTTGAAGGGTACTTCTTGAGCTCTTACAGAGGGTTTGAGAGTGTTGACTGGAGGCCGCGTGTTCCCTGGAATCGCATGTGGGGCATGTGTGTACTCAGAGTCCTGAAGTGTGACAGGGTGCAATGGAGGGCAACTACATGTAGAGAGGACTGCATACAGTGAATGCAGCTCCACGCAAGAGACAACTGTTATATGCCAAAGAACCTGTGTGCTCAGAAGGTGGACCTTAAAGGCAGGCAGCATGACCTTTGACCCTAAACATGTGTGACTAACAATACCCCGCAGAAGCAAGGTTGAGTGGAACACGATACAAAGTGTGCTTCAAACAGATTGCATGTGTGGAAGGATGTGCACGCAAGTCTGAATTCTGCAAAGGAAGCTGAACTCCCCACCCACCAGGATGGAACCATATTATGAACACAATCAGGATTCTCAAAAAGCCTGTGTTTGCAACTGTCGGCCACCCCTTCCTCCTGAACTGCTCTCTCCCCGCACTAAAGCTGTCCCCTTGCCCCCAGCCAGGACATCCTCCCCAAACCCTCCTCCATAGTCCACAGCTCTGTGAGGCTATCGCCTCCGAAGTGCATTAAGGATACAGTTTGCAACCAGAAGCCTGCAATGCACCTGATGCTGCTGCTTCTGAAATCCAGGTAGGGCTGAAGCTCGTGTATTAGCTTGCGCTTGTCCAGGCACAGCACCTGGCTGCCTCGTGCGATCAGACTGCTCAGTTCTAAATGCAGACTCTCTAGCGCCTCCGTGGATGTGCGGGGCCGAGGCGGGGCCTGCTCACGCTCCTGGGGGctctcctgctcctgctcctcctgCTCTTGCACCTCCTGCTCTTGCACCTCCTGCTCTTGcacctcctgctcctgctcctcctgCTCTTGCACCTCCTGCTCTTGCACCTCCAACTCTTGCACCCCTGGCTCCCCTGCCACTACCTCAACGAGCACCATTACGTCCTCGTTCACCAGCCCAGTCTCGCCCCGGATCTCTATCTCAActcttccttccagcttctcaatctccagccccatccccacccaaaGGATCGCAGTCTCCTCGCTGGGCCCTTCCGTCACCTCCCGCACGGCTGCGGCCTGCGCCTCTGCCCCTGCGCTGCTGCTCTCTGGGGACTGCTCCCCCCGAGGCCCCACAGACTCTCCTACCAGAAGGCCACCTGCCGGGCCAACGAGGTTTCCCGAGCATCCCGGAGGAGCCGAAGCCTCGCCAGGACGTGCTTCACTCGCCATGGGCCCTGGTCTGGTGCAGAGAAGGCTGGCGCACAGGCGCTTCCCAGCAAACTCCAGCAGGCGCTCCGGGCGCCACCGTGCGGCGCGGATGGCTTCCTGGCGCCTGCGGCAGACGAGCTGCTGGGGCGCATGCGCCGCGGTGGGCGCCGTCCACCCGGCCGGCTTTGGCGGGAAAGCGGCCCTCAGCACCCCCAAGCCGCTGCTCGTGCACACCCTGCTCCCCTCGTAGAGCGGAGCCCCCGGGGAGGCGGCTCCGGGGTGGCTGCCGGCCTCTAGCAGCGTGCTGGGGAACACGCGTGTGTTCAGAGCGCGCAGTGCTATGTTCTCAGTGCGCGCAGTGCTATGTTCTCAGTGCGCGCAGTGCTATGTTCTCAGTGCCTGCAGTGCTATGTTCTCAGTACGCACAGTGCTGCCTGCCCGGTCCCTGCGGAGGAGCGCCATAACCCCTTGGGAGGCCTCACCGTACATGCTCTCGTTGCTCCCAGGAGCACCCTGCCCCAAGACAGCAGGAAACTGCCTCCAGCAGCTTCGCCCAGTGCCACGTGAGCCTGCCCTGCCCTTCTTCTTCTGCTAAGTTTCTCTTGGGGGCGAAAAGATCTGCTCCCTGCCCAGAAGCACCCTCACCCCCAGGTCCTAGTCTTATTAAAAAGCAATTAGGAtaagagtaaaaaacaaaaaacacaaaactatagctcagatgcatcttcattcagtgttttaacatgattactttacaattaggtattattgtgctgtccatttttgagtttttgtatctagtcctgttgcacagtctgtatcccttccgcttcaattacccattatcctaacctgtttctaactactgctggactctgttaccaatgacatatttcaagtttattctcaaatgtccgttcacatcagtgggaccatacagtatttgtccttaagtttttggctggactcagcataatattctctaggtccatccatgttattacatgcttcataagtttatcctgtcttaaagctgcacaatattttttttttactattattactacttttatttcttttctctatattaacattttgtatctttttctgttgtgttgctagttcctctaaaccaatgcaaatgtactaagaaacgatgatcatgcatctatgtgatgatgtaagaattactgagtgcatatgtagaatggtatgatttctaaatgtggtgttaatttcttttttttttctttccgttaactaaaaaaaaataaaacaattaggaAGGTAAACATggcaaaaggaaactatcagaaACAGCGTGTGGAGCTCCGCACGAACTTGGAATCGGTTGGGAACAACAAAATCTTGCCGAAAAGCAGCAAGGCATCACGCAGATACTACTCAAGTCAACTCTTGGGGGTTCTGGGTTACAGGGGAGCACATTTCAAGGCCAAAGTCCGTGAGGGATAAAACgtctgagaaaatgtgggcaGAGACTCTGTTTCCAGCCTGGGTTCTGGGTGTCCAAAGTTGCCATCAGACCATTCAGTTATAAGTATCCTTGCCTGCCTGTTCCCGCATGAACCAGAGGAACACATTTCTTTGccttggtgagaaggtgagtttattgaagatgcaACAACAAGGAACTGTAGAGAAAACTTTCCAAGACCCATTCAGAGTGCGAAGGGAAGGTTGTTTTTTTCTATGCCCAGACAAAGACTTGGCTAAGGTTCagaaaagaatgatggagaaaacaaaaattaaaaaggaaaagctgtTGCGTCAGCAGCTCCTGTGTATTGTGGCCCTCATTTTTGTGATTTTGGGATTTTGATCGTATCCATCAAAGGTAGGGAGGTGCTGGATTAGTTCCTATGGTTTTTTCGAAGATAGACAGTTTATTCATTCTGAATTATACACTGATAGATAGTAGTGGAAGATTTCAGCATTGCCGAGAAAATACAGAATACCCTAAACAGCACAGGTTTTCGTGACAATTGGGCGAGTTCCCTGGATACGATTTCACTGGGTAATAACATTTCTTCCCTCAGTGTTTATGTTTCTTTACTGCGACACCTTCAGATTAGAGCTTTTAAAGGCTTTTAAGCAGTATAAGCTGCTGCCTGGGAGAGTTATGGCATAGCACGTCCATAGTATGGAATAGCATTGGGTGTAGAAGATGGAAACTAGTTAGCTGCACCGCATGAACACCGTGTTTAAGAGCAGTAGTACAGAAATGTCAGAGCGAGGAAATAGCCTCTGTGTTAGCATGTGTTGGGTGTGTTCTCTTTCCCATGTGTTCCCCCACCTCGTCTCTCAGTCATCGTCTTCATCTCAATAGCTTATGTCTTCTCAGTTGCCCGTAAGATAGTAGGACAAGAATGACCAATTTCTTAGCtatttgatttgcctttcctgtATTGTGCCTGTGTATTTACGTCCAGATCCACTTCCAGATTAACATAACAATTCTTCTGCCCTTGCTCAGTAGGAAGAAATTACAGAATATTGGTCCTTTTCCCAGAATAAATGTTCACAAGATgctgtatgttctagtttgctagctgccagaatgcaatataccagaaacagaatggctctcaaaaggggaatttaatcagttgctagtttaccgttctaaggccgagaaaatgtcccagttaacacgtctgtagaaatgtccagtcacagtcatccagggaaacataccttgattCAACGACAGCTggcaaagttcagggtttctctctcaagtgggaggcacgtggtgaacactgtcagagcttctctctcatctggaaagacacatgtgaacacggtcagggtccttctctcatctggaactgcacatggcaaacgtggcgtcatctgctagcttttatTAACAGCTCTGCCATTTCAATCAAATACTCTGATTTAATAACTCTTGTAGGAGATTGTAAGGCTTCTTTCCAGCTTCACCCTCGTTGAGTTCCCCTTAAGTAGTGGATATATTCATAAAGCCAGTCTGACCCTAGCAGACTGAACTAAAGTGTAAAGACAAAATACTTCCGTGAAGTATAAAATTcatgcaaaattaaaatattgtgtcttttggggggagaggcaatgaaatattatatttctttcagCCGTGTTTAAAGATTGCATATATGTCTGTTCTAGGAATCTAGCATTATTCTAATGAGTTTGATCTTAATGGGAATTGTATGTTGCAAGACGTTTTCTTAGAAAGGGGGTTCCACATTATTTTAGAAACTTTAATATGCAAAGTACATACTGAATGTCATTATCACACTGAAAAGGAAACTGATTTTATCCTAGATGACTTGTCGTTACACAAATAATGTAAAACGTGTAAAGCAACACCTGAATTATATGAGAAGTCACAAAACATTTATGAAAAGAGAGATTCTATCTGTAACATATTTTGTAAAGTCTTAGTCtcagaggtgcaagggtagttcagtggtacaattcctgcctgccatgtgggacgcccaggttcaattcctggcctgtgcacatTCCCCAAAACAGACAgataagcaaacaaagaaacaaataaagcttcagcaaatggtgctgcaataatgggacactcacttggataaacaaggaaatatgacccctgcgatatataaaacttaaaagaagCCGTAGTCTCAAATAGTTAACTGAAGCAAAACTAAAAGTAACTTTCACTAGAGTGGCAAAGCTTACTTGAATAACTAGTGTTATAGTGAAATGttacaaaggttttttttttctcaataatcaAGATGAAGGGGGAAAAAGTCTGGGCTTTAGCAGAATCACTTCCTCTACTTTAACTTTATCATGTTCTCAGTTGTTTAAGATTATCAAGTcttacagcttttaaaaacagtCGAGTCTTTCATTTTAGTTCACGAAGAACCACTTATTGTTTCAAACTtgacaacttttaacattttgttttctcaagGGCAAATCCTAAAGGATATCATTTTATTCCAAAAAGTTGTTAgggatttgcttttccattttgcaAAAAATTAAAGCCCTAATAATAGTTGTCTGAGATGCTGTACGTTATATCAGAAATGTTTAGCCAATGTTATAGAAGTATTGTGTAGCCTTCTCTTGGTTACTGATCTGCAGCATACCAGACAACAGACAACAATCTAATGTTGCTAGCTGTAGCTTGAATTCTTTTAAAAGTCACCATACGGCACAGAAACAGACCCATTTGCTTGTCGATTACATTGTTTTACTCCAATGCTTGGTCAGTGCTACATGTTCGACAGAAAGAGCCTTCGAAAAACAATCAATCCGGGGATGCGACCCCCTCCCCCAGGGATGTGGGGGCCCCTCCCCCGGGGGTGCGCCCACCAAGGCCCTAGGCTCATCTTGGCCCTCCTCAGCTCCCTTCCTGTTTCCTGTAAGGCTGTACATAGTCCTTTTATTTCCTAGTGGCCTGTGAAACTAGTTTATAATAAACTCATAAGacaatattgttaaaaaaaaaagaaaaggaaagaaagaaaagaaaaacaaacaaggcaGGTATACATTGTACCCACGAACCTTCATAATCCTAGAAAAAATGTCAAGTACAAAAGCGAACCCTTGCTTTAACTCGAGGGCTTACATATCTAAAACAGTGTCCTAGCAGTATGCGTGCTATCTCCCCGTTTGAGTGTTTGGCTAGACCCATGTCTGGGGACCCTAAAACGAAGAAATTATCCGCCACGTCACATGGACATCTTCCAGAAGCAGATGAGAACGTGGTGGCATTGAAAACACTTTTATCTCTGCCTGCTGGAAAAGCCTCGGTCCCTTTGGCTCTTCAGTGGACACTGCCTGCAGATGGGCTCTGGGGTCATAGTGCGGGACGATGCTGTGAGACAGGCTGGTGGACACCTGGAGTCCACTGGCCTATTTTCCAGAGTGCGAATGACGCTGCACTACAACAACTGTACACAGAGCATACCTCCAAGAACTACAATCACCAGAATGACATGGTGGAAGCCAAAAAAGGCACATTGACCATGAAAGCCTGCTTCTGTGCGGGGACAGCATGAACCATCTGGTAAACTTAATCTCCTGTTCAGCGCAGGAAAACAGTTGTGCATTTAATCAATATTTAGTCAGATAAATATGACTCTATCTCTTCAATACTCAATCACATGCAAAATGCTGCTGATGATGTTAAGGATTACGATAATATAAATTCATTTCCTAAAAGGTTAAAGAATTGACCGATGAAGTTGAGAGTAGCATCAGCATGACTTCTGTTTTGCTTGCCATGTATTTGATTGGCTATTGCCTGTATGTACCCATGCATTCATGTCCCGCGTAAGGGATCAGGAGCTCGGCCTCAGCCGAGTGGAAAATCTCCCCAGGTCCATGAAGAACACCTGGTAAATGGGGCCAGGATGTGGGAATTACACAAACACGTTTTTGCAAAAGCGAATAGCGCTTGTTTGCTTCTCtagataagcttgcttgcttacagctgaaAAACCAGTATGTGGTACTGTGAAACTAACGTCCCTGCTCTGCTTCTGTGGATAAGGTTGCGGTTTCAGCCTTT from Tamandua tetradactyla isolate mTamTet1 chromosome Y unlocalized genomic scaffold, mTamTet1.pri SUPER_Y_unloc_1, whole genome shotgun sequence carries:
- the LOC143673047 gene encoding testis-specific Y-encoded protein 1-like, which gives rise to MYGEASQGVMALLRRDRAGSTVPLRALNTRVFPSTLLEAGSHPGAASPGAPLYEGSRVCTSSGLGVLRAAFPPKPAGWTAPTAAHAPQQLVCRRRQEAIRAARWRPERLLEFAGKRLCASLLCTRPGPMASEARPGEASAPPGCSGNLVGPAGGLLVGESVGPRGEQSPESSSAGAEAQAAAVREVTEGPSEETAILWVGMGLEIEKLEGRVEIEIRGETGLVNEDVMVLVEVVAGEPGVQELEVQEQEVQEQEEQEQEQESPQEREQAPPRPRTSTEALESLHLELSSLIARGSQVLCLDKRKLIHELQPYLDFRSSSIRCIAGFWLQTILNHPQLSTMITDQDRDLLSYMIDLEVEVCIPPKNCCTITFSFGRNPYFRNPVITKAYDITITGYLLSQTTPIQWFGDCECQAYGCSRQNTSMNFFNWISDHSPSGSSTIAEIICEDLWLNALQYYLRMGGPSRWYGEADREPSPFDLGAIEHQT